A single window of Aythya fuligula isolate bAytFul2 chromosome Z, bAytFul2.pri, whole genome shotgun sequence DNA harbors:
- the TDRD7 gene encoding tudor domain-containing protein 7 isoform X2: protein MQEPDLVAKTLRAVLHSNKHGIPLSELQAEYKLLTGEWIPFRHLGHNTLEGYLQSIPGVVRIEGSKMGEMTCHAVACPETVQIAQLVARQRSSKKKMGRQVNCQMRLKNTSPVVLVGKPKGMLRQPRSLSVPEEGGKKPVPRVPRGRGVACGVVKPTMESARSAVPPAAGSGPPKEIPMQRHVTVVSRSEKRLTVPPRFQKELQVHLSRKSSVDSNDNLNTSTVETRTATSGRSAPNISEVQNRIKEILNKYRSGIWVSKMAQIYQEMYWDELSTAVLSQLEHWPHVCTVEKVCTGDQIDGLLYPAKRISPSVKSDTEQEKASQNVTSKVDPLLKPSMESESASLSSDFKQKVVNILKKYSSGLWANALPKLYQDTYQAKFPEGILNNLELLSDICVVDYVSNVPKKAILYVKPQRCTDENLNVTEKVQTPDNVKATAEHQYEESKEWYPEKVTVPPLLIPSEGPVSVMVVELNNTNEVIIRYVGKDYSYAQEQMEDDMRAYYSQNCAVLQVQSLSVGQLVVVHTEDEAWLRARIISVEDKKIKVYYVDHGFSEVIESNSVYKLHKQFCSLPFQVAKCKLAGLEVFCDDPALVKAVELQACSKILAVEILERSDIPLFVLYDTSGEDDININATCLKALYDKSFELHLQVDALYTNVRVTSVLSDGSLYCQLPSKGLSRLSEILQKIEDHFLHKTSEFNVSLPFCGKICLLPCKGKWARVEITIIHSRRALGIRFVDTGTVATVEASDLREIPPQFLREVIAIPPQAVTCCLADLPPNTGMWTPDAVLWLRDKVTSCPEFSMKVVKQDAAKGIAHVYLFAPENFPDVDRSVNRQIVNTDLWKHQKDVFLSVTPRGTTSTKVTGDTVSALQLNRGRLEKSFSDSAEPAVEPSSAVSASDMPPPLPLSKVGGLMDVYVSVACHPGHFVVQPWKELHNLEALMEEMILYYSMAEERPVNIEKNKLYAAKIENHWYRVIIKGILRNGFLSVYELDYGKHELVSIEKVQPLLDKFRKLPFQAIRAQLAGVKSQQWSEEASIMFRNRVEKKPLVAQIQAINESTNSWDRKIVTYLVDTSLPDTDTWIHDFVSQSLAELSKAD from the exons ATGCAGGAGCCTGACCTGGTTGCGAAAACGCTGCGAGCTGTCCTTCACTCCAACAAGCATGGCATACCCCTGTCAGAACTTCAGGCCGAATACAAGCTGCTGACTGGCGAGTGGATTCCCTTCCGGCACTTAGGACACAACACGCTGGAAGGCTACCTGCAGAGCATCCCGGGAGTGGTCAGAATCGAAGGGAGTAAAATGGGAGAG ATGACTTGCCATGCTGTTGCTTGCCCCGAGACCGTGCAGATCGCTCAGCTGGTGGCCCGGCAGAGGAGTTCCAAGAAGAAGATGGGCCGGCAAGTGAACTGCCAGATGAGGCTGAAGAACACGTCTCCGGTCGTGCTTGTAG GGAAGCCCAAAGGGATGCTGCGACAGCCCCGGTCCCTGAGCGTGCCCGAAGAAGGCGGCAAGAAGCCGGTTCCCCGCGTGCCGCGGGGCAGAGGGGTGGCGTGCGGCGTGGTGAAGCCCACCATGGAGAGCGCCCGGTCTGCCGTGCCCCCGGCCGCTGGGAGCGGCCCGCCCAAGGAGATCCCGATGCAGAGGCACGTCACGGTGGTCAGCAG GTCTGAGAAGAGACTGACTGTCCCACCACGATTTCAAAAGGAGCTGCAAGTTCACTTGTCCAGAAAATCTTCTGTCGATTCAAATG ataACTTAAATACATCCACTGTGGAAACACGTACTGCCACCTCTGGCCGTTCTGCCCCTAATATTAGTGAAGTCCAAAACCGCATTAAGGAGATCTTGAACAAGTACAGAAGTGGTATTTGGGTATCGAAGATGGCACAGATCTACCAGGAAATGTACTGGGACgagctcagcacagcagtgctcagtCAGCTTGAGCACTGGCCTCATGTCTGCACA gtGGAGAAAGTATGCACAGGTGATCAGATAGATGGGCTTCTTTATCCTGCTAAGAGAATATCGCCATCTGTGAAAAGTGATACAGAGCAAGAAAAGGCATCTCAGAATGTCACTTCAAAAGTGGACCCGTTGTTAAAACCAAGTATGGAGTCTGAGTCTGCCTCACTTAGTAGTGACTTCAAGCAAAAAGTTGTTAATATCCTGAAGAAGTATTCCAGTGGTCTCTGGGCTAATGCGCTTCCCAAATTGTACCAAGACACTTACCAAGCAAAATTTCCAGAAGGCATTCTAAATAACCTGGAGTTGCTCTCAGATATATGCGTTGTTGATTATGTATCTAATGTCCCCAAAAAGGCAATCCTCTACGTAAAACCCCAAAGATGCACCGATGAGAATCTGAATGTCACAGAGAAGGTCCAGACACCCGATAATGTGAAGGCCACAGCTGAACACCAGTATGAAGAATCCAAGGAGTGGTATCCAGAAAAAGTAACTGTTCCTCCTCTACTCATTCCATCAGAAGGACCTGTCTCCGTCATGGTGGTAGAACTGAACAACACTAATGAAGTTATAATTAG GTACGTGGGGAAAGATTATTCTTACGCCCAGGAACAAATGGAAGATGACATGAGAGCATACTATAGTCAGAACTGCGCGGTGTTACAAGTCCAGTCTCTGAGTGTTGGGCAACTTGTTGTTGTACACACTGAAGATGAGGCCTGGCTGCGTGCTCGGATAATTTCTGtggaagacaagaaaataaag GTGTACTATGTTGACCATGGCTTCAGTGAAGTTATTGAAAGCAACAGTGTGTACAAACTACACAAGCAGTTCTGTTCACTTCCATTTCAAGTTGCAAAATGTAAACTGGCAG GGCTGGAAGTCTTCTGTGATGATCCTGCCTTAGTAAAGGCTGTAGAATTGCAGGCATGCTCCAAGATACTTGCTGTGGAAATACTGGAAAGGAGTGATATTCCTCTTTTTGTTCTCTATGACACTTCTGGAGAAGATGACATCAACATTAATGCTACTTGTCTGAAGGCCTTGTATGACAAATCCTTTGAACTGCACCTACAG GTAGATGCACTATATACAAATGTCAGAGTAACCAGTGTTCTCTCAGATGGAAGTCTGTATTGCCAACTGCCGTCTAAAGGCTTGTCTAGGCTTTCTGAAATCTTGCAGAAGATAGAAGACCACTTCCTTCACAAG ACATCAGAGTTTAATGTATCACTGCCTTTCTGTGGGAAAATCTGCTTGTtaccttgcaaaggaaaatgggCACGTGTAGAG ATAACAATCATTCACAGTAGACGGGCTCTTGGTATACGCTTTGTGGACACTGGAACAGTTGCAACTGTAGAAGCTTCAGACCTAAGAGAAATCCCACCACAGTTCCTGAGAGAAGTAATTGCAATACCTCCTCAG GCTGTAACATGCTGCCTAGCAGATCTGCCTCCCAACACTGGCATGTGGACTCCAGATGCTGTACTGTGGCTGAGAGATAAAGTAACAAGTTGTCCTGAATTTAGCATGAAG GTGGTTAAACAGGATGCTGCAAAGGGAATTGCACACGTTTACTTGTTTGCTCCAGAGAATTTCCCTGACGTGGATCGTAGTGTCAATCGTCAGATTGTAAACACAGACCTGTGGAAGCAtcagaaagatgttttcttGAGCGTTACGCCCAGGGGGACCACCTCCACCAAAGTGACAGGTGATACAGTTTCAGCACTGCAGTTAAATCGGGGAAGGCTAGAGAAGAGTTTTTCTGATTCAGCTGAGCCTGCTGTGGAGCCCAGTAGTGCCGTGTCTGCCAGTGATATGCCTCCACCCCTACCCTTGTCAAAGGTTGGTGGGCTCATGGATGTCTATGTCTCAGTGGCATGCCATCCAGGTCACTTTGTTGTCCAGCCTTGGAAAGAGCTACACAACCTGGAAGCCCTAATGGAAGAAATGATCTTGTACTACAGCATGGCTGAAGAGAGACCTGTGAACATTGAAAAAAACAAGTTGTATGCAGCTAAAATTGAAAATCA ttGGTACAGGGTGATAATAAAAGGAATCCTTAGAAATGGGTTTCTGTCAGTGTACGAGCTGGACTATGGTAAACATGAGCTTGTCAGCATAGAGAAGGTACAGCCACTCCTGGATAAATTCAGAAAGCTACCTTTCCAAGCTATAAGAGCTCAGCTTGCAG GAGTGAAAAGCCAGCAGTGGTCAGAAGAGGCATCAATAATGTTTCGGAATCGAGTAGAGAAGAAACCCTTGGTGGCGCAGATACAGGCAATTAATGAAAGTACTAACTCTTGGGATCGAAAAATAGTGACTTACTTAGTGGACACGTCTCTTCCAGATACTGATACGTGGATTCATGACTTTGTGTCTCAAAGTCTTGCGGAACTTTCAAAAGCTGATTAA
- the TDRD7 gene encoding tudor domain-containing protein 7 isoform X1 encodes MQEPDLVAKTLRAVLHSNKHGIPLSELQAEYKLLTGEWIPFRHLGHNTLEGYLQSIPGVVRIEGSKMGEMTCHAVACPETVQIAQLVARQRSSKKKMGRQVNCQMRLKNTSPVVLVGKPKGMLRQPRSLSVPEEGGKKPVPRVPRGRGVACGVVKPTMESARSAVPPAAGSGPPKEIPMQRHVTVVSRSEKRLTVPPRFQKELQVHLSRKSSVDSNDNLNTSTVETRTATSGRSAPNISEVQNRIKEILNKYRSGIWVSKMAQIYQEMYWDELSTAVLSQLEHWPHVCTVEKVCTGDQIDGLLYPAKRISPSVKSDTEQEKASQNVTSKVDPLLKPSMESESASLSSDFKQKVVNILKKYSSGLWANALPKLYQDTYQAKFPEGILNNLELLSDICVVDYVSNVPKKAILYVKPQRCTDENLNVTEKVQTPDNVKATAEHQYEESKEWYPEKVTVPPLLIPSEGPVSVMVVELNNTNEVIIRYVGKDYSYAQEQMEDDMRAYYSQNCAVLQVQSLSVGQLVVVHTEDEAWLRARIISVEDKKIKVYYVDHGFSEVIESNSVYKLHKQFCSLPFQVAKCKLAGLEVFCDDPALVKAVELQACSKILAVEILERSDIPLFVLYDTSGEDDININATCLKALYDKSFELHLQVDALYTNVRVTSVLSDGSLYCQLPSKGLSRLSEILQKIEDHFLHKQTSEFNVSLPFCGKICLLPCKGKWARVEITIIHSRRALGIRFVDTGTVATVEASDLREIPPQFLREVIAIPPQAVTCCLADLPPNTGMWTPDAVLWLRDKVTSCPEFSMKVVKQDAAKGIAHVYLFAPENFPDVDRSVNRQIVNTDLWKHQKDVFLSVTPRGTTSTKVTGDTVSALQLNRGRLEKSFSDSAEPAVEPSSAVSASDMPPPLPLSKVGGLMDVYVSVACHPGHFVVQPWKELHNLEALMEEMILYYSMAEERPVNIEKNKLYAAKIENHWYRVIIKGILRNGFLSVYELDYGKHELVSIEKVQPLLDKFRKLPFQAIRAQLAGVKSQQWSEEASIMFRNRVEKKPLVAQIQAINESTNSWDRKIVTYLVDTSLPDTDTWIHDFVSQSLAELSKAD; translated from the exons ATGCAGGAGCCTGACCTGGTTGCGAAAACGCTGCGAGCTGTCCTTCACTCCAACAAGCATGGCATACCCCTGTCAGAACTTCAGGCCGAATACAAGCTGCTGACTGGCGAGTGGATTCCCTTCCGGCACTTAGGACACAACACGCTGGAAGGCTACCTGCAGAGCATCCCGGGAGTGGTCAGAATCGAAGGGAGTAAAATGGGAGAG ATGACTTGCCATGCTGTTGCTTGCCCCGAGACCGTGCAGATCGCTCAGCTGGTGGCCCGGCAGAGGAGTTCCAAGAAGAAGATGGGCCGGCAAGTGAACTGCCAGATGAGGCTGAAGAACACGTCTCCGGTCGTGCTTGTAG GGAAGCCCAAAGGGATGCTGCGACAGCCCCGGTCCCTGAGCGTGCCCGAAGAAGGCGGCAAGAAGCCGGTTCCCCGCGTGCCGCGGGGCAGAGGGGTGGCGTGCGGCGTGGTGAAGCCCACCATGGAGAGCGCCCGGTCTGCCGTGCCCCCGGCCGCTGGGAGCGGCCCGCCCAAGGAGATCCCGATGCAGAGGCACGTCACGGTGGTCAGCAG GTCTGAGAAGAGACTGACTGTCCCACCACGATTTCAAAAGGAGCTGCAAGTTCACTTGTCCAGAAAATCTTCTGTCGATTCAAATG ataACTTAAATACATCCACTGTGGAAACACGTACTGCCACCTCTGGCCGTTCTGCCCCTAATATTAGTGAAGTCCAAAACCGCATTAAGGAGATCTTGAACAAGTACAGAAGTGGTATTTGGGTATCGAAGATGGCACAGATCTACCAGGAAATGTACTGGGACgagctcagcacagcagtgctcagtCAGCTTGAGCACTGGCCTCATGTCTGCACA gtGGAGAAAGTATGCACAGGTGATCAGATAGATGGGCTTCTTTATCCTGCTAAGAGAATATCGCCATCTGTGAAAAGTGATACAGAGCAAGAAAAGGCATCTCAGAATGTCACTTCAAAAGTGGACCCGTTGTTAAAACCAAGTATGGAGTCTGAGTCTGCCTCACTTAGTAGTGACTTCAAGCAAAAAGTTGTTAATATCCTGAAGAAGTATTCCAGTGGTCTCTGGGCTAATGCGCTTCCCAAATTGTACCAAGACACTTACCAAGCAAAATTTCCAGAAGGCATTCTAAATAACCTGGAGTTGCTCTCAGATATATGCGTTGTTGATTATGTATCTAATGTCCCCAAAAAGGCAATCCTCTACGTAAAACCCCAAAGATGCACCGATGAGAATCTGAATGTCACAGAGAAGGTCCAGACACCCGATAATGTGAAGGCCACAGCTGAACACCAGTATGAAGAATCCAAGGAGTGGTATCCAGAAAAAGTAACTGTTCCTCCTCTACTCATTCCATCAGAAGGACCTGTCTCCGTCATGGTGGTAGAACTGAACAACACTAATGAAGTTATAATTAG GTACGTGGGGAAAGATTATTCTTACGCCCAGGAACAAATGGAAGATGACATGAGAGCATACTATAGTCAGAACTGCGCGGTGTTACAAGTCCAGTCTCTGAGTGTTGGGCAACTTGTTGTTGTACACACTGAAGATGAGGCCTGGCTGCGTGCTCGGATAATTTCTGtggaagacaagaaaataaag GTGTACTATGTTGACCATGGCTTCAGTGAAGTTATTGAAAGCAACAGTGTGTACAAACTACACAAGCAGTTCTGTTCACTTCCATTTCAAGTTGCAAAATGTAAACTGGCAG GGCTGGAAGTCTTCTGTGATGATCCTGCCTTAGTAAAGGCTGTAGAATTGCAGGCATGCTCCAAGATACTTGCTGTGGAAATACTGGAAAGGAGTGATATTCCTCTTTTTGTTCTCTATGACACTTCTGGAGAAGATGACATCAACATTAATGCTACTTGTCTGAAGGCCTTGTATGACAAATCCTTTGAACTGCACCTACAG GTAGATGCACTATATACAAATGTCAGAGTAACCAGTGTTCTCTCAGATGGAAGTCTGTATTGCCAACTGCCGTCTAAAGGCTTGTCTAGGCTTTCTGAAATCTTGCAGAAGATAGAAGACCACTTCCTTCACAAG CAGACATCAGAGTTTAATGTATCACTGCCTTTCTGTGGGAAAATCTGCTTGTtaccttgcaaaggaaaatgggCACGTGTAGAG ATAACAATCATTCACAGTAGACGGGCTCTTGGTATACGCTTTGTGGACACTGGAACAGTTGCAACTGTAGAAGCTTCAGACCTAAGAGAAATCCCACCACAGTTCCTGAGAGAAGTAATTGCAATACCTCCTCAG GCTGTAACATGCTGCCTAGCAGATCTGCCTCCCAACACTGGCATGTGGACTCCAGATGCTGTACTGTGGCTGAGAGATAAAGTAACAAGTTGTCCTGAATTTAGCATGAAG GTGGTTAAACAGGATGCTGCAAAGGGAATTGCACACGTTTACTTGTTTGCTCCAGAGAATTTCCCTGACGTGGATCGTAGTGTCAATCGTCAGATTGTAAACACAGACCTGTGGAAGCAtcagaaagatgttttcttGAGCGTTACGCCCAGGGGGACCACCTCCACCAAAGTGACAGGTGATACAGTTTCAGCACTGCAGTTAAATCGGGGAAGGCTAGAGAAGAGTTTTTCTGATTCAGCTGAGCCTGCTGTGGAGCCCAGTAGTGCCGTGTCTGCCAGTGATATGCCTCCACCCCTACCCTTGTCAAAGGTTGGTGGGCTCATGGATGTCTATGTCTCAGTGGCATGCCATCCAGGTCACTTTGTTGTCCAGCCTTGGAAAGAGCTACACAACCTGGAAGCCCTAATGGAAGAAATGATCTTGTACTACAGCATGGCTGAAGAGAGACCTGTGAACATTGAAAAAAACAAGTTGTATGCAGCTAAAATTGAAAATCA ttGGTACAGGGTGATAATAAAAGGAATCCTTAGAAATGGGTTTCTGTCAGTGTACGAGCTGGACTATGGTAAACATGAGCTTGTCAGCATAGAGAAGGTACAGCCACTCCTGGATAAATTCAGAAAGCTACCTTTCCAAGCTATAAGAGCTCAGCTTGCAG GAGTGAAAAGCCAGCAGTGGTCAGAAGAGGCATCAATAATGTTTCGGAATCGAGTAGAGAAGAAACCCTTGGTGGCGCAGATACAGGCAATTAATGAAAGTACTAACTCTTGGGATCGAAAAATAGTGACTTACTTAGTGGACACGTCTCTTCCAGATACTGATACGTGGATTCATGACTTTGTGTCTCAAAGTCTTGCGGAACTTTCAAAAGCTGATTAA